From a region of the Thermomonas sp. HDW16 genome:
- a CDS encoding carboxypeptidase regulatory-like domain-containing protein has product MRGLWRIGTKSLVNDSFAVLYLRGSGRLRPDMHSPKPHGSFQKMASNNFIANGLKRSALTVALGLCFIGGVQAQTNTAGAVTGHAASGDTITIANPSTGFSRTVTVGADGNYRFSQLPTGQYQITHNGSAPRNVTVNVGTSANIDFVTSGGNATTLDTVTVVGSGAVNPIDVSSVESSTILTEAQIDRLPVQRNTTAVALLAPGTVRGDSRFGNLASFGGASVAENVYYINGFNVTNIVTGTAFSQLPFEALAEQQVKTGGYGAEFGRSLGGVVNMITKRGTNDWKFGGNIIWSPDSLNEGARFTYDPDRDGNYTVERGAKEDSLVYNLYASGPLIKDRLFIFGLYQGEKLQTDDRFESGSSAAERKSPQGLIKLDWNITDNHLLEFTAFRDRREEHTQFYQRTPGDLTIGGGTPLGTLDTTRGGDNYVLRWTGYLTDSFTLSALYGRGEYSRGSEDSNSLSCPIVQDARTTATVGPLGVQGCWVTGVVGIPDAGDVRKSWRVDGEWALGDHVIRFGLDREEFDTHDGSSYSGNGRWNYANTTPGTELTNGAIVPAGVTEMVRFRHFDNGGDFLTKNSAWYLEDTWQITDNFMLYGGIRNEAFQNYNSLGGVFIDVKNTWAPRFGFSWDVKGDSTMKVFGNIGRYYIPVYANTNVRLAGAESDYFDWYTFTSIDPVTGIPGGLVKVGDTHVTSGGGVPDPKTVVDNNISPLYQDEYILGMQVQLNEKWSLGVRGIHRDLKSGMDDICPYDEPYNWAISEGYSEDEADAIGSAVNHCFLTNPGKDLSMNVDLDGSGNLTTIVIPAEALGMPLAKRKYQALEVFFERAWDDKWFLQGSYTFAKSIGNTEGYVKSDNGQDDAGITQDFDYPGLMDGAYGYLPNDRRHSLKLFGAYQINDEWRVGANLLMQSGRPYNCFGVYPADGPDTGAPGYGAASFYCGTNVTQAYPGTLHPRGTSGRIPWAQTVDLNLTYEPQWAKGLLLGVNVNNLLDSGDYYRVQDVYEDDSREPLSTYRQPRGFVAPRSVQFTVQYDFGTK; this is encoded by the coding sequence ATGCGAGGACTCTGGCGAATAGGCACAAAGTCACTTGTTAATGATTCGTTCGCCGTTCTATATTTGAGGGGGTCAGGCCGCTTGAGGCCGGATATGCATTCCCCAAAACCCCATGGGAGTTTCCAAAAAATGGCTTCAAATAATTTCATTGCCAATGGCCTGAAGCGGAGCGCGTTGACCGTTGCTCTGGGTCTGTGCTTCATCGGCGGCGTCCAGGCTCAGACCAATACCGCAGGCGCGGTCACGGGCCACGCTGCATCCGGTGACACCATTACCATCGCCAATCCGTCGACCGGCTTCAGCCGCACGGTGACCGTTGGTGCGGATGGCAACTATCGCTTCTCGCAGTTGCCGACCGGTCAATACCAGATCACTCACAATGGCTCTGCACCGCGTAACGTGACGGTTAATGTCGGTACTTCCGCGAATATCGACTTTGTGACCTCTGGCGGTAATGCCACCACGCTCGATACCGTCACCGTTGTGGGTAGCGGCGCGGTCAACCCGATCGATGTCTCGTCCGTCGAATCGAGCACCATCCTGACTGAAGCGCAGATCGACCGGCTGCCGGTGCAGCGCAACACGACCGCGGTTGCTTTGCTGGCGCCGGGTACCGTGCGCGGCGACAGCCGTTTCGGCAACCTCGCATCGTTCGGTGGCGCTTCAGTTGCCGAGAACGTGTACTACATCAATGGTTTCAACGTCACCAACATCGTGACGGGCACTGCATTCAGCCAGTTGCCCTTCGAGGCGTTGGCAGAGCAGCAGGTCAAGACGGGCGGTTACGGCGCCGAGTTCGGCCGTTCGCTGGGTGGCGTGGTGAACATGATCACCAAGCGCGGCACCAATGACTGGAAGTTCGGCGGCAACATCATCTGGTCGCCGGACAGCCTCAATGAAGGTGCCCGTTTTACCTATGACCCGGATCGCGATGGAAACTACACGGTCGAGCGTGGCGCAAAGGAAGATTCGCTGGTCTATAACTTGTACGCCAGTGGCCCGCTGATCAAGGATCGCCTGTTCATTTTCGGCTTGTACCAGGGCGAAAAACTCCAGACTGATGATCGTTTCGAGAGCGGCAGCAGCGCTGCCGAGCGCAAGTCGCCGCAAGGCTTGATCAAGCTGGACTGGAACATCACGGACAACCATCTGCTTGAATTCACCGCGTTCCGCGACCGCCGCGAAGAACACACCCAGTTTTACCAGCGTACCCCTGGCGACTTGACCATTGGCGGCGGTACTCCGCTTGGCACGCTTGACACGACGAGGGGTGGCGACAACTACGTCCTGCGCTGGACGGGCTATCTGACCGACAGCTTCACTCTGTCCGCGCTGTATGGCCGCGGCGAGTACTCACGCGGCAGCGAGGATTCCAATTCGCTGAGCTGCCCGATCGTTCAGGACGCTCGTACCACTGCAACCGTAGGTCCGCTTGGCGTCCAGGGTTGCTGGGTGACCGGTGTGGTCGGCATTCCCGATGCTGGCGATGTCCGCAAGTCTTGGCGCGTGGATGGCGAGTGGGCGCTGGGCGATCACGTGATCCGCTTCGGTCTTGACCGCGAGGAGTTCGATACCCACGACGGTTCGTCCTATTCCGGCAACGGTCGTTGGAACTATGCCAACACCACGCCGGGCACCGAGTTGACGAATGGTGCGATCGTCCCCGCTGGCGTGACGGAAATGGTGCGTTTCCGCCATTTCGACAACGGTGGCGACTTCCTCACCAAGAATTCCGCTTGGTACCTCGAGGACACCTGGCAGATCACCGACAACTTCATGTTGTACGGCGGCATTCGAAACGAGGCGTTCCAGAATTACAATTCGCTGGGCGGCGTTTTCATCGACGTGAAGAACACCTGGGCGCCGCGCTTCGGCTTCTCGTGGGACGTCAAGGGTGATTCCACGATGAAGGTGTTCGGCAACATCGGCCGTTACTACATTCCGGTGTACGCCAATACCAACGTCCGCCTTGCTGGCGCGGAGAGCGACTACTTCGACTGGTACACCTTTACCTCGATCGACCCTGTCACCGGCATTCCGGGCGGCTTGGTCAAGGTGGGCGATACCCATGTCACCAGTGGTGGCGGCGTGCCCGACCCGAAGACCGTTGTCGACAACAACATCTCGCCGCTGTACCAGGACGAATACATCCTCGGTATGCAGGTTCAGCTGAACGAAAAGTGGTCGCTGGGTGTGCGTGGCATCCATCGTGACCTGAAGTCGGGCATGGACGATATTTGCCCGTACGACGAGCCGTACAACTGGGCGATCAGCGAGGGTTACTCGGAAGATGAGGCCGATGCCATCGGCTCGGCCGTGAATCACTGCTTCCTGACCAACCCGGGCAAGGATCTGTCGATGAACGTCGATTTGGACGGCAGCGGCAACTTGACCACCATCGTCATCCCGGCCGAGGCGCTTGGGATGCCGCTGGCGAAGCGCAAGTATCAGGCGTTGGAAGTGTTCTTCGAGCGCGCTTGGGACGACAAGTGGTTCCTGCAGGGTTCCTACACCTTCGCCAAGAGCATCGGCAACACCGAAGGCTATGTGAAGTCGGACAATGGCCAGGACGACGCCGGCATCACCCAGGACTTTGACTACCCGGGTTTGATGGACGGAGCATACGGCTATCTGCCGAATGATCGTCGCCACAGCCTGAAACTGTTCGGCGCATACCAGATCAACGACGAATGGCGCGTAGGTGCCAATTTGTTGATGCAGAGCGGCCGTCCGTACAACTGCTTCGGCGTTTACCCGGCGGATGGTCCTGACACTGGCGCACCGGGGTATGGTGCGGCGTCGTTCTATTGCGGTACGAACGTAACGCAGGCCTATCCGGGCACACTGCATCCGCGTGGAACAAGCGGGCGCATTCCATGGGCGCAAACTGTCGACCTGAACCTGACCTATGAACCGCAATGGGCGAAGGGACTTCTGTTGGGCGTCAATGTGAACAATCTGCTCGACAGCGGTGACTACTACCGCGTGCAGGATGTTTACGAGGACGATTCCCGCGAACCGCTTTCCACCTATCGCCAACCACGCGGTTTTGTCGCTCCTCGTTCCGTGCAGTTCACCGTGCAGTACGATTTCGGCACCAAGTAA
- a CDS encoding sulfotransferase, with product MTVLINQSELLRLSSVESSAGNYRAAREYVLRASAHTIRNPVVARQIIERLRVFNEVEALKRYLHLLGPIECMPIPLLLSCAAQFVYLGELDNALRYIDEARRGDPEFPPTLLARGQTLMYHGRFDEARAEVMHCLKRAPELAHGWWLLSRIDRQTEQSNHVAGIRAQLHRPGRRNDEIALLQYALHKELDDLGDYDGAWRALEQACRRKRETAQYDVEDNRRLFDDLIAFPVAQSIAGHPRGAGATPLFIVGMHRSGTTLLEQLLDGSPNVKGIGEVYDFASAMRYATNRFSRGVTDRAIVERAKGIDFTEVGKRYQDSMAWRLGDEQFFTDKLPSNFLNIGFICRALPHAKMLHMVRDPVETCFSNLRELFSDANPYSYSQMELAEYYLQYHRLMAHWHGAYPGRILDVQYADLARDPETVMRKVADFCGVDFVPEMADSRSSTRAVATASSVQVRQSVTRRDTPRYVPYLHQMQPLIEALRGGLSGDA from the coding sequence ATGACTGTCTTGATCAATCAATCGGAGCTCCTGCGCCTCTCATCGGTCGAGTCGTCGGCGGGTAACTACCGTGCGGCGCGTGAATATGTCTTGCGTGCCAGCGCTCACACGATCCGTAATCCGGTCGTTGCTAGGCAAATCATCGAACGTCTTCGCGTGTTCAATGAAGTCGAAGCGCTCAAGCGCTATCTCCACTTGCTTGGCCCCATCGAATGCATGCCGATTCCTCTGCTGCTGTCGTGCGCGGCTCAATTTGTCTATCTTGGCGAGTTGGACAATGCGTTGCGGTATATCGATGAAGCCAGGCGCGGTGATCCCGAATTCCCTCCGACGTTACTCGCACGTGGCCAGACGCTCATGTATCACGGGCGATTTGACGAGGCCAGGGCGGAGGTAATGCATTGCCTGAAACGCGCACCGGAACTTGCGCATGGTTGGTGGCTGCTTTCTCGGATCGACCGGCAAACCGAGCAATCAAATCATGTCGCAGGGATCAGGGCGCAATTGCATAGACCGGGCCGTCGCAACGACGAGATCGCACTGCTGCAATACGCCCTGCACAAGGAACTTGATGACCTCGGCGACTATGACGGGGCTTGGCGTGCGCTGGAGCAGGCCTGTCGCAGGAAGCGCGAAACAGCGCAGTATGACGTGGAGGACAACCGTAGGCTGTTCGATGACTTGATCGCATTCCCAGTGGCGCAATCGATCGCTGGCCATCCTCGCGGCGCAGGGGCAACACCGCTGTTCATTGTCGGCATGCATCGTTCCGGTACCACCCTGCTGGAACAGTTGTTGGATGGCAGTCCGAACGTGAAGGGTATTGGCGAGGTGTACGACTTCGCCAGTGCGATGCGTTACGCAACAAATCGATTCAGCAGGGGGGTAACCGATCGCGCCATTGTAGAAAGGGCGAAGGGGATTGACTTCACTGAAGTCGGCAAGCGCTATCAAGACAGTATGGCGTGGCGATTGGGCGACGAGCAGTTCTTCACCGACAAGCTACCCTCGAATTTCCTCAACATCGGCTTCATTTGCCGTGCGCTGCCGCACGCCAAGATGCTGCATATGGTGCGCGATCCGGTCGAGACCTGTTTCTCCAATCTACGCGAGCTGTTCTCCGATGCGAATCCATACTCATACAGCCAGATGGAGTTGGCGGAGTATTACCTGCAATACCATCGTCTGATGGCGCATTGGCATGGCGCATATCCAGGGCGGATATTGGATGTGCAGTACGCCGATCTCGCCCGCGATCCTGAAACCGTGATGCGTAAGGTGGCGGATTTCTGCGGGGTGGACTTTGTCCCGGAGATGGCCGACTCCCGCAGTAGCACGCGAGCGGTCGCCACGGCCAGCTCGGTGCAGGTGCGTCAGAGCGTGACACGGCGTGACACGCCCCGCTACGTGCCCTATCTGCATCAGATGCAGCCGCTAATCGAGGCCCTTCGAGGAGGTCTGTCGGGCGACGCCTAG
- a CDS encoding TonB-dependent receptor produces MQAQSTSGSIFGKADAGQTVTIVSETGLTRNVTVDASGSYNVVSLPAGSYKVTSGGSTRDVVVRVGSGAQVDFGGATNLDAVVVVGSQTMDVDVSQTDTRTVFTAEDLKKFALPRDVNAVALLAPGVINSTSYNFAQSNIGSFGGSAASENAYYINGFPVTNPLTNLGATTLGFDSIAQQQVLTGGYGAEYGRSTGGVVSLITKRGTNEWHGGVYAIYSPDSLRSSAKDIFYPDTGHYSAASHYAADNTRPQAWTDNKLFDYNRGNKSESLTYGLWAAGPIWKDRLFVYANVERTEIDQETSRVTGNLQGKTSTGASAISATNRAQAYGVYNYTYPRWTAKADWNITDDHILELTAVQDNGKTDYEYFGFDYDTFTRNDVSYNGPHSTEDNSRLYIGKYTGYLTDNLTISAQYGEQTVDHVPDALSGYDASKTYINALSATTVPTQFAGITNPQPYLTVVDPSQDKTKGYRFDVTYQLGDHELRAGLDQFEAVSYIGDRYTGPGYIWSYGKLANPNEAISGSDGVGSPASGGGYGTDGYYVSKNYSSHGGSVSTKQKAWYIEDRWQVTDNLLLSLGLRNDSFTNYNGDHLAYVEQKNNWAPRLGFSWDVNGDSSFKVFGNAGRYHLALPNNVAIRGANASTNTQQYFTYTGIAADGTPIGTNAIPLLNTSKQCANGGVSTNLECGTAPDPATVAIKDLKAHYQDEFILGMQRVESDVLSWGAKLTYRDLKSAIDDTCPSECRIFNPGEAATFLIPNGDGTYTEQSYTAEELGFPKLKRKYFALDLYAQYVQDDLFAKIEYTLSKNWGNAEGQLNSSLDTGNGGQADVSVTSDWDLPELAFGADGLLPNHRKHQVKLFGSVKLSDQFRVGGSAIVQSGRPKDCKSYWPYAKTGLYNNGFYYFYCGVPGNNPPPGAVAGVDYSGAILPASPDYRFSPRGSAGTGPLTATFNVNFTYTPNWLEGLTASVDVLNLFDTQTATAFNPRSANSRSTVDPTFNKVSYYTAPRTVRFTVRYDF; encoded by the coding sequence GTGCAAGCGCAGAGCACCAGCGGCTCGATTTTCGGCAAGGCCGACGCCGGCCAGACCGTCACCATCGTCAGCGAAACGGGGCTGACCCGCAACGTGACCGTGGATGCGAGTGGTTCCTACAATGTCGTGTCGCTGCCGGCAGGCAGTTACAAGGTCACGTCGGGCGGAAGCACCCGTGACGTGGTCGTCAGGGTCGGCAGCGGTGCGCAGGTCGATTTCGGCGGCGCGACCAATCTGGATGCCGTTGTCGTGGTCGGTTCCCAGACCATGGACGTCGACGTTTCCCAGACCGATACACGTACCGTGTTCACGGCCGAGGATCTGAAAAAATTCGCGTTGCCGCGTGATGTCAACGCCGTGGCCTTGCTGGCCCCGGGCGTCATCAACAGTACGAGTTACAACTTCGCCCAGTCCAACATCGGCAGCTTTGGCGGCTCGGCGGCTTCTGAGAATGCCTACTACATCAACGGCTTCCCGGTCACCAATCCGCTGACCAATCTGGGTGCGACCACATTGGGCTTCGACTCCATTGCCCAGCAGCAGGTGCTGACCGGCGGTTATGGCGCCGAGTACGGTCGTTCCACGGGTGGCGTGGTCAGCCTGATCACCAAGAGGGGCACCAACGAATGGCATGGTGGCGTTTACGCCATCTACTCGCCGGATTCGCTGCGATCCTCGGCGAAGGACATCTTTTACCCGGATACCGGCCATTACAGCGCGGCTAGCCACTATGCCGCTGACAATACCCGGCCGCAGGCTTGGACGGACAACAAGTTGTTCGACTACAACCGCGGCAACAAGTCGGAAAGCCTGACCTACGGTCTGTGGGCGGCCGGTCCGATCTGGAAGGATCGCCTGTTCGTGTATGCGAACGTCGAGCGCACCGAAATCGACCAGGAAACGTCTCGCGTCACGGGCAACCTGCAAGGCAAGACTTCGACGGGCGCGTCGGCAATCTCCGCGACCAACCGCGCCCAGGCTTATGGTGTGTACAACTACACCTATCCGCGCTGGACAGCGAAGGCCGACTGGAACATCACCGATGACCACATCCTGGAATTGACCGCTGTTCAAGACAACGGCAAGACCGACTACGAATACTTCGGTTTCGACTACGACACCTTCACGCGCAATGACGTGAGTTACAACGGTCCGCATTCCACCGAAGACAACTCGCGCCTGTACATTGGCAAGTACACCGGCTACCTGACGGACAACCTGACCATCTCTGCCCAGTACGGCGAGCAGACAGTCGACCACGTTCCGGATGCATTGAGTGGCTATGACGCGAGCAAGACGTACATCAACGCGCTCAGCGCCACCACCGTGCCGACACAGTTCGCCGGCATCACCAATCCGCAGCCGTACCTGACGGTTGTCGACCCGAGCCAGGACAAGACCAAGGGTTATCGTTTCGACGTCACCTATCAGCTCGGCGACCATGAACTCCGCGCGGGTCTGGATCAGTTCGAAGCCGTGTCCTACATCGGCGACCGTTACACCGGTCCCGGCTACATCTGGTCGTACGGCAAGCTCGCCAATCCGAACGAAGCCATCAGCGGCAGTGACGGCGTGGGCTCCCCGGCCAGCGGTGGCGGCTACGGCACCGATGGTTACTACGTGTCGAAGAATTATTCGTCGCATGGTGGCTCGGTATCCACCAAGCAAAAGGCTTGGTACATCGAAGACCGTTGGCAGGTGACCGACAACCTGTTGCTGTCGTTGGGCTTGCGCAATGACAGCTTCACCAACTACAACGGCGACCATCTGGCCTACGTCGAGCAGAAGAACAACTGGGCGCCGCGCCTGGGCTTCAGCTGGGACGTGAACGGTGATTCCTCGTTCAAGGTATTCGGTAACGCGGGCCGTTACCACTTGGCCCTGCCAAACAACGTGGCCATCCGTGGCGCCAACGCATCGACGAACACGCAGCAGTACTTCACCTATACCGGCATCGCGGCTGATGGCACGCCGATCGGTACGAATGCGATTCCGTTGTTGAATACCAGCAAGCAATGCGCCAACGGCGGCGTTTCGACCAATCTGGAATGCGGTACCGCGCCGGATCCGGCCACCGTTGCCATCAAGGACCTGAAGGCGCACTACCAGGATGAGTTCATCCTCGGCATGCAGCGTGTTGAAAGCGATGTGCTCTCGTGGGGCGCCAAGTTGACCTATCGTGACCTCAAGAGCGCGATTGACGATACCTGCCCGAGCGAGTGCCGAATCTTCAACCCGGGTGAGGCAGCGACCTTCCTGATCCCGAACGGCGATGGCACCTACACCGAACAAAGCTACACCGCCGAAGAGTTGGGCTTCCCGAAACTGAAGCGCAAGTACTTCGCTCTGGATCTGTACGCGCAGTACGTGCAGGACGACTTGTTCGCCAAGATCGAATACACCCTGTCGAAGAACTGGGGTAACGCCGAAGGCCAGTTGAACTCCTCGCTCGATACCGGTAACGGTGGCCAGGCCGACGTCTCCGTGACCTCGGACTGGGATTTGCCTGAACTGGCGTTTGGTGCCGATGGTCTGCTGCCGAACCACCGCAAGCATCAGGTGAAGCTGTTTGGCTCGGTGAAGCTGAGCGACCAGTTCCGCGTGGGTGGTTCTGCCATCGTTCAGAGCGGCCGTCCGAAGGACTGCAAGAGCTACTGGCCGTATGCGAAGACCGGTCTGTACAACAACGGCTTCTACTACTTCTACTGCGGCGTGCCGGGCAACAACCCGCCTCCGGGTGCTGTGGCAGGTGTGGACTACTCGGGTGCCATCCTTCCGGCTTCCCCGGACTACAGGTTCTCCCCGCGTGGCAGCGCAGGTACGGGTCCGTTGACCGCTACCTTCAACGTGAACTTCACTTATACCCCGAACTGGCTGGAAGGCTTGACGGCTTCGGTGGACGTGCTCAACCTGTTCGACACGCAGACGGCGACCGCGTTCAACCCGCGCTCGGCCAACTCGCGTAGTACGGTTGATCCGACCTTCAACAAGGTGTCGTACTACACAGCTCCGCGCACTGTCCGCTTCACCGTTCGCTACGATTTCTAA
- a CDS encoding sigma-70 family RNA polymerase sigma factor, which produces MPSTADSEIAPFDAGEDVVLARRAAAADMAAFELLYRRHHRRVHGVIVRLVGQAGARAEDLTQEAFVRAWQALPGFRFESAISTWLHRLAVNTALMELRARRSRPLADDDEDALESLSTPDTAGRAALGRDLARAVATLPPRARAVLVLHDVEGWKHEEIAEELGMAVGSSKAQLHRARGLLRTRIGEMA; this is translated from the coding sequence ATGCCATCCACTGCCGATAGCGAGATCGCCCCGTTCGATGCGGGCGAGGACGTGGTGCTGGCGCGTCGTGCGGCGGCTGCGGACATGGCTGCGTTCGAATTGCTGTACCGGCGCCACCACCGGCGGGTGCACGGGGTGATCGTGCGGCTGGTCGGGCAGGCCGGGGCACGCGCAGAGGACCTGACCCAGGAAGCATTCGTGCGCGCCTGGCAGGCGCTGCCTGGCTTCCGCTTCGAAAGCGCGATCTCGACTTGGCTGCATCGGCTGGCGGTGAATACCGCGCTGATGGAGTTGCGCGCGCGCCGCAGCCGGCCACTGGCGGACGATGACGAGGACGCGCTGGAATCCCTGTCGACGCCGGATACCGCCGGTCGCGCCGCGCTCGGTCGCGATCTTGCGCGTGCGGTGGCGACCCTACCGCCGCGGGCGCGGGCGGTGCTGGTGCTGCATGACGTCGAAGGCTGGAAGCACGAGGAGATCGCCGAGGAACTAGGCATGGCGGTCGGCAGTTCCAAGGCGCAGTTGCACCGCGCACGCGGCTTGCTGCGTACGCGGATCGGAGAAATGGCATGA
- a CDS encoding DUF4097 family beta strand repeat-containing protein: MKAAILTIACVAAFPALAATPINQSHPLDPRGRVEIDNLKGRVEVRAWDRSEVKITGSLGAGVQKFSVEGDKGALHIEVKYPNRANNTEPTILIVQVPLQAELEVNTVSADIDVHGVAPRELSLESVSGDIVANGAPRRASVESVSGDVTLTFNSGDVSASAVSGDLTLNGRLNGEVSVETVSGNLHVDNRGERLRKLSASTVSGDVEVTLALAADGEISMESVSGDLTLIAPRDLSAEVSGESFSGDLSAPGAKIQREEFGPGSSFRTRYGAGKGEVRMETFSGDASLRLQ; encoded by the coding sequence ATGAAAGCCGCGATCTTGACGATCGCCTGCGTCGCCGCATTCCCGGCGCTGGCCGCCACTCCGATCAACCAATCCCATCCGCTGGATCCCCGCGGCCGCGTCGAGATCGACAACCTGAAGGGGCGCGTGGAAGTACGCGCCTGGGATCGGTCGGAAGTGAAGATCACCGGCAGCCTGGGTGCCGGCGTGCAGAAATTCTCGGTAGAAGGCGACAAGGGCGCGCTGCATATCGAAGTGAAGTACCCGAACCGCGCCAACAACACCGAGCCGACCATTTTGATCGTGCAGGTGCCGCTGCAGGCCGAGCTCGAGGTGAACACCGTCTCGGCGGATATCGATGTGCACGGCGTGGCCCCACGCGAATTGTCGCTGGAGTCGGTAAGCGGCGATATCGTCGCCAACGGCGCGCCGCGCCGCGCTTCGGTGGAGTCGGTGAGTGGCGATGTGACGCTGACCTTCAACAGCGGCGACGTGAGCGCCAGTGCGGTCAGCGGTGACCTGACCCTCAACGGTCGCCTCAATGGTGAGGTCTCGGTGGAAACCGTGTCCGGCAACCTGCACGTGGACAACCGTGGCGAACGCCTGCGCAAACTGTCGGCCAGCACGGTGTCCGGCGATGTCGAAGTGACGCTGGCATTGGCCGCCGATGGCGAGATCAGCATGGAAAGCGTGAGCGGCGACTTGACCCTGATCGCGCCACGCGACTTGTCGGCGGAAGTCTCCGGCGAAAGTTTCAGCGGTGATCTAAGCGCCCCCGGTGCGAAGATCCAGCGCGAGGAATTCGGCCCCGGTTCCAGCTTCCGTACCCGCTATGGCGCGGGCAAGGGCGAGGTGCGGATGGAGACGTTCTCCGGCGACGCCAGCTTGCGCCTGCAATAG
- a CDS encoding Hsp33 family molecular chaperone HslO, producing MTQTHDTQLRFLLPTAGVRGVAVRLDDTWQTMAARALYPPAVAELLGEATAAAALFTGHAKIDGRLSVQLRSQGALRTLFAECTAVGTLRGIAQFDEDAPAPSRDLRALGADAMLAITIENPSLGGRDPIRYQGLVELDADNLGEAFEGYFRQSEQLPTRLLLACDGKRSAGLMLQKLPGDGGDDDGWNRASALFETLGSEELLALPPAELIHRLFHEESPEAMGEKPLRFACSCSRERVAAMLVSLGTDEAAAAVESGGGEAQVRCEFCGQDYRFGEDEIASLFREAAAQLPAAPGIQ from the coding sequence ATGACCCAGACCCACGACACCCAGCTTCGATTCCTGTTGCCCACCGCCGGCGTGCGCGGCGTTGCGGTGCGATTGGACGACACCTGGCAAACCATGGCCGCGCGCGCGCTCTATCCGCCGGCGGTGGCCGAACTACTGGGCGAAGCCACCGCCGCCGCCGCGCTGTTCACTGGCCACGCCAAGATCGATGGCCGCCTGTCGGTGCAACTGCGCAGCCAAGGTGCCCTGCGCACTTTGTTCGCCGAATGCACCGCTGTCGGGACGCTGCGTGGCATCGCCCAGTTCGACGAAGACGCGCCGGCGCCATCACGCGACCTGCGCGCACTCGGCGCGGACGCCATGCTGGCCATCACCATCGAAAACCCATCGCTAGGCGGCCGCGACCCGATCCGCTACCAGGGCCTGGTCGAACTGGATGCCGACAACCTCGGCGAAGCCTTCGAAGGCTATTTCCGCCAGTCCGAGCAATTGCCTACCCGCCTGCTGCTGGCCTGCGATGGCAAGCGCTCGGCCGGGTTGATGCTGCAGAAGCTGCCGGGCGATGGTGGCGACGATGACGGCTGGAACCGAGCGAGCGCCTTGTTCGAAACCCTGGGCAGCGAGGAATTGCTGGCGCTGCCGCCGGCCGAGCTCATCCACCGCCTGTTCCACGAGGAATCACCCGAAGCGATGGGCGAGAAGCCTTTGCGATTCGCCTGTTCCTGCTCGCGCGAGCGGGTGGCGGCGATGCTGGTCTCGCTCGGCACCGACGAAGCCGCGGCGGCCGTCGAATCCGGCGGTGGTGAGGCGCAAGTGCGCTGCGAATTCTGCGGGCAGGACTACCGCTTCGGCGAGGACGAGATCGCCAGCCTGTTCCGCGAAGCCGCGGCCCAATTGCCGGCCGCACCGGGCATCCAGTGA
- the mtgA gene encoding monofunctional biosynthetic peptidoglycan transglycosylase produces MNEVVAPPRRRRWRTWLWKVPLAFVVFSVLQVLVLRFIDPPFSMFMAARQLDAAMDGDFKFRIAHDWRDLDKISPNLPLALVASEDQNFAKHNGFDFAAIEKAQAHNEKMIERAEKRGKPVRRLRGASTISQQTAKNLFLWQGSGVTRWARKGLEVWYTALIEVLWPKRRIIEVYANIAEFGDGIYGAQAAARSFFRKDASNLSAVEAARLAAVLPSPKRYNAARPGPYVQRRTNAIQRQMRYMGGDAYLRSLD; encoded by the coding sequence ATGAACGAAGTCGTGGCGCCGCCACGCCGCCGGCGCTGGCGCACGTGGCTGTGGAAGGTGCCGCTGGCCTTCGTTGTTTTCAGCGTGTTGCAGGTGTTGGTGTTGCGTTTCATCGACCCGCCCTTTTCGATGTTCATGGCCGCGCGCCAGCTGGACGCGGCGATGGATGGCGACTTCAAGTTCCGGATTGCCCACGATTGGCGCGACCTCGACAAGATCTCACCGAATCTGCCGTTGGCGCTGGTGGCGTCCGAAGACCAGAACTTCGCGAAACACAACGGCTTCGATTTCGCCGCCATCGAGAAGGCGCAGGCGCATAACGAGAAGATGATCGAGCGCGCCGAAAAGCGCGGCAAGCCGGTCCGCCGGCTGCGCGGGGCCAGCACCATCAGCCAGCAGACCGCCAAGAACCTGTTCCTGTGGCAGGGTAGCGGCGTCACCCGTTGGGCGCGCAAGGGGCTGGAGGTCTGGTACACCGCGCTGATCGAAGTGCTGTGGCCGAAACGACGCATCATCGAGGTGTACGCCAACATCGCCGAGTTCGGCGATGGTATCTACGGTGCGCAGGCGGCGGCACGCAGCTTCTTCCGCAAGGATGCATCGAACCTCTCGGCTGTCGAAGCGGCGCGATTGGCGGCGGTGCTGCCCAGTCCGAAACGCTACAACGCGGCACGCCCCGGTCCGTACGTGCAACGCCGCACCAATGCGATCCAGCGACAGATGCGCTACATGGGTGGCGACGCCTACCTGCGCAGCCTGGACTAA